The genomic window ACTTCCTGTCTACTCTTACGCTGCCCCGACCAGATCTACTGCCACGTAAATTCCAGCCCCTTGTAGATATTTCCCAGTTTCTTCAAACTATGAAACTATTTTATATCGGCGTAAGATAAATCACACGTACAAGCTGTCACCATTGGAATTGGCCCCTAACCACCTGTTTCTCTAGATCGTCCGCAATCAGGACAAACCAGCCGTTGAACTGGTCAGCGAAATGGAGCTATCGTCGTACTCGCGTTTCACGAAAAATAGGTACCCCTCCCCAGATTCAGGCAGATCTTTCACTGACTCGCTGGTATCCGTTGCCTTCGATAGCTATGGCGAACTCATGACTCTCTTTTCCAAGACAGTGGCAGAGCGGACCCGACCGGGACAGCGTCTGGATGTGGAAGAGCATGATCTCGTTTCGCATGCCTTTGGAAGCAGCGAGGGCATCTGCGGCATGTGAGTGTCTCCTAGTTCTCAAATCCAAACACAGATCACTTGTTGCTACACCTCTTGTCTGGTTTTGTAGTACTGACTGACGGCCTTCCGCTCGACAAGCATAATCTCCGACCACCAGTATCCTACCTTGGTCGCACACCAGCTGCTTTCCAGAGTGTATGTTGAgaaccatctccaacctcaacacGGTACCAACCGTTTAAACTAACTCGCGCACCCAGAGTGGACGAATTCCTCTCTAAGCATCCCCGGTCTATCTGGACTACTGGCGAGCCTACCTTGGCCTTTCCAGAATTGAAGGATTACCTTTCCAAGTATCAGGATCCGCAGCAACCCGACAGCATCTTGAAGATCCAAAAGGAGTTGGACGAGACCAAGATCATCCTTCACAAGACGATTGAAAGCGTACTGCAACGCGGGGAGAAGATCGACGATCTTGTCGCCAAAAGTGGCGGCTTGAGTGCCCAGAGCAAGATGTTCTACCGTACGTCTCCCCTTTTCCTTTCTGATCACCGTAGCCTCCCCTGCGCAACAGAGAGAAAGATCCATTTCTAGAATTCGGTTCTGGATGCTAATCGACTGGACGCAGAACAAGCAAAGAAACAGAACTCGTGTTGTGTGCTCATGTAGTAGGACCAGTGTGTGATCGGACTTGTGACTATAATACGGTGAATTGTCTCTATGGTACACGCAGCAAGAATTAGCCAGATTCAATATTAAAGCACATTGATTTATACAACGTCCCTCAGTGTTCCCATTCACGCGTATTCTAGGCATGACCAACATGAACAACAATCTTTCCCACTGTTCGTCCGAGCCTGAGCTTTTCGTACGCTTTTGGAGCCTCTTTCCACTCTAACTTGTGATCGATGACCGCGCGGACCTTGCCTTCAGCCATCCACTGGCCGGCTTGCTGCAAATCTTTTCGGTTGATGTTTACCCTCACAAGACGATATTGTCTCTTGCCGCCGCCCAAGAACGATGGCAACAGGCTCCTGCGAAGCATTCCAGGCAGGGATTGCTGCATGGCAACCTGGACAAATGTACCGTCGGGCTTCAAAAAGTGCTGGCTTTGCTCGTACATACCAGCTGGTGTGCCCACGTTATCGATAGCGAGGTCGAAAATCTgccccttcttcttcaactcgcTAATGACATTGAGCTTACGATAGTCAATGACCTCGTCGGCCCCGAGGTCGCGACAGAGCTTTACATTTGCCGTGGAGCAGGTCGTCGTGACAGTGGCACCGAGAGCCTTGGCAAACTGGACCGTGAAGGAGCCCACTCCTCCACTGCCgccgttgatgaagatgttggtTCCAGGTCCGATCAGATCCTGTGGCAGAGACTGATATGCTGTCATGCCGGCCGTGCCCACCGTTGCCGCATCATCAGGTGCGACACCGGCAGGGAGAACCGTGAGCTGGGAAACGGGCGCGACGATGACTTGGCTGAGAGTACCAAACTTGGGGAATTTCGATGTAATACTCAAGGCGCCAAACACAAGTTGGCCTTCCTTGAGTGAGTCATCCGTGTCATTTATGGCCTTGATACGACCGCAGAAGTCGAGGCCCGGGCTGGCAGGTGGTTGCAGCATGAACTTTCCGTACAGAGGAGCTTCTGGCAGCTTGTATTCGACAGGATTGACAGCCGCGGTAATGACTTGAACCAGGACATGGCCCCGGGGTAGTGATTGTGCGTCTGGCGGGGTGGCTTTCTCattgagagtgagagagcTCTCAAGAGTGTCCTTGATGGTCGTGTACTGCCAAGCTTGCATGTTTGCCGAAACAAGGTTAGGCTATGAAAAGAAAAGATGGACTGACGAAGCTGCATGGCACAAATGTAAAGGGAGAAACAGGCTTTATTGAACCTACTGAGCGTAGGCACGTTGACCAGCAACTCCTCGGATTGAAGAAGGCTGCGTCGGATTACAGGGGTGGATGCGAAGTCCGAGACTAAAGTTCGGGTTCGGATTCAAGCGCGTGTCTAATTGGTCGCTTTCAATACATCCAGTATCATTaatcgtcgtcatccttgCTTCAAACGCAATTCTGCGTGCCGAGATTGCGGAATCATATAATGGGACCGGTTGATGATATCTTGTTCCTAGTCAAGAGATTGAAGTTACACCATATTTAACGCAGTCCATCGGCCATCTGACTGACTCGTGCCAACAAGGCCCAAGAGCCTCTACGATGGCGGTGAGCAGGCGGCGCCCCCAATTTTCCAGAAACCAAAACTTGGAGCCCACAGCATCGAGTACCGTACAGTAATGCGCAACTACCACCAGAGCGGCTGGGTGGCGGGCACGGATCAGATCCAGGAACCCGTCCTTGAGGGTCATGGGccagatgatggcgacgttTAGCTCGGGAGACGCGGCCGAAGCCCTCCCGACACTCTCTCCCAACGCGAATATTGCTTCCTCTGCCTGAGCTTTGACCATAGGGtccatcttgttcttgtcaaAGTCTTCTGTGATGCGAGGAAGCCTTTGTAGAAGTGATGTGAGTAGACCTACCCCTCCCGTATGTGAATTACATTCCATGAAGTCTCCCAATATTCCATCTCGAATGGCCGCATTGAACGAATTTAGGATACTTCTAACGCCCCGAACATGAATAAAAACGCACAGCATGTCGTCCACTTCTTGCCGTAGGTTTCTGCCCCTCGCCGGAGAACACGCAGCGAAAGCTCCGATAAACAGTAGAGACGAGGCGGCGAAGAGAGCATGGCAGTTCCTTGCAGTAACAGCCGAGACCTCTGCTCTGATGCCGCATATTGCATGATGCTGATGTTGAAACGCTCTGGATAAATGTGCTGGGCCTTGAGATGGGTTCAAGCTTGCGAGGTGGAACGCCGAGACGGCAAGAATCTGATGCATGAGGAAAGGATAGGCGACCGCCACACTGGGAATCTCGATCTGCCATACGTGGCGGTTAGCTCCAGGGAGAGTAGCTGAAGTGATGGACGAGTAGTGGCTCATCAGTCCCAGGTCCTGCGTCCAACTAGACGGCTGCTCGGCTTTCGGGGCGATGGAGATGCCCTTATCAGGCACCTTGACTTCTGATTTCGGGTTCGGATTGACTTGGTCATCTCCTGAAGCAGAGCCAGAAGGAGGCGAAGAAACCAAGCTGCATGAGAGGTGCCGCTTAGCGCAGGCACCACATGGACGTCTCTCGTCACACTGCTGGGGTGTCAGCCATTCGGGTTCGGGCACCACGCCAGGCATACGAACCTTGACCTTCCTCTGCTTGCAGCGGGAACAGCCATTACGCGACTTCTTGTGCCCAATCCTCGCCATTGAAACGACGGTGCAGTGTTTGGTTGTCCGGAGAACGAGATGTCAGAGTGCGAAGGCGGAGCTGGGTATTGACAGTTTGGGTGGTCAGATGGATTTTGAAGGGGAAAGCCAGGGACGTGGGGCGAGGAATCCGAGATAAATCCTACTTGAAACCTAATTTCGTGCCAAGTCTTGGTTAGTGCCCCGGGGACACCAAGATCCCGAGGGCCGAATAGGGATCAACTAATGCGATAAACATCAATGTCCCTATTAATAGGATGCACATTATACGTATAAAAGAAGTCGGCCGCTGAGCTTCATGGCCTCATTTTACCCATCACACGCGTAGACAGACACGGACTTTGAGAACCAAGCTTGAAATCTTACGACATCATGAGCTCCAACGAGGAACCAGGAGAGTTTGTCTTTTATCATTACGATCCTTCCCTCCCGGCCGCCGTTATTTTCATCAGTCTTTTCAGCATAAcgtctcttcttcacctctATCAACTCATCAGATCGCGGGCCTGGTATTTCATACCCTTCCTTGCTGGCTGCGTCTGTAAGTTTCCACAATTGAACCTTGGACTGCTAAATTTGACCGTCTTGTTAGTTGAAATCGTCGGATATATAGGTCGAGCTTTATCTGCGACAGAGTCTCCGGACTGGACCACTAGGTCGTTTACGATCCAAAGTCtgacccttcttcttgggcccgccctcctcgccgcctccaTTTACATGGTCCTAGGTCGCTTGGTTAGACTTCTCGAGGCCGAACGTCTATCTCCGATCAGAGCGAACTGGCTAACTAAAATCTTCGTCTTGGGCGACGTTCTGTCTTTTTTAACCCAAGGCGCCGGTTAGTGTTCCCTAAAACTTGGATTGAGAGGACTAGGTTAACCAAGTTCAAGGTGGTGCCATCCTTGCCCGGGCCAAGTCATTGAGTGAcctcaagctcggcgagAACATCATCATTGCAGGTCTCTGCATTCAGATCGCATTCTTTGGGGTCTTCATTGTTGTCATCTGCGTCTTCCACTACCGGATCAATGCTTCTCCCACGAATGTCTGTTACTCTACCAAGGTTCCTTGGAGACGGTTTATCCGGGTTCTCTATGGCACCAGCGTCTTAATTATGGTTCGATCTGTCTTTAGAGTCGCTGAGTATGTCATGGGTAGTGATGGACCACTGCTAGCCACCGAAGTATATCTTTATGTCTTCGACGCGACCTTGATGCTTCTGGCAGCGGCTATGTTCAACGTATATCATCCAGGAAGAATCATTCAGGTGGAAGAGAAGTTAATGGCTCTCTCAAACAACGATACCTCGATTAATCTACATGTCACGACCTAGGCCGCAACCCAAGAGACCGGGcggtgacgaccagcagAGTGGGAAACATACGCTTTGGTAAAAGCACGAGCGTGGGTGGACCGAGAGGACCGCACTTCGTTCTCTCGCGGTCTTACCGTGAACAAAGTTCGGTCCATCATGATGGAACAAGTATATAGACACTCTTTCATTTGCACTTTTATAGACTCAAGCTATCTCAGCTTTCAATACGACTTAGTTTCACTGAATACCATTTAGCATATTGGTGTTAAACTTGTGTCGCTTGGGTTCAGGGCTAGATTTCAGTCAAAAGGCATACGGACTTGATTAAGCCAGAAAGATTTAGCTCCTGGGGTTTCTTACAGCAACGACCGATAGCACCATCACCAATCGCCGGCTTCCTAAAGCCTTGTCTCTAAAGGACAAGAATAAATTCATAAATAAGGCTACTTCTCGGTGACCTTGTCAAGAAAATTGCAGACCGTGTTAGCTTTCGTATGCGGGTTGAGATTTCTCCTTGCCCCTGACCTGGCTAAGGCAGAGTTTCAACAAACGTCTGTCAGGCACCAGAGACAACTACCGACAACCTGCATATCACTTCCACTAACCAGCTGATAACTGTGGCTTATGCAAGTGTCCTTATTGGTCCTCTTTTGGGGGCTGATAAATCAGGCTCTCCGAGTGACTCGGCCGGTGTGGTGTGCGCAAGCAGGCTGAGCTACTTGCAATTTCCACAGTCTCAGCTCTCAGGCTTATCCGCATTCTGAAAAGAGACCTTTGGCTTGGCCAGCCAATACAAGACCATACAAGACTCGAGCAACTCCACCGGGCTGTGCCCAAACCTGTGCGAACCGGCCGACGAGGCAGGCCATCGATCCCGTTCTCCAAGAGCCGTATATGCAGCCACAGTTATGCCGGTCGAGTAACATGGCCTATTCTAGCCAATGCTGCGTAGCTCGGCCGCCACCGTGACAAACGAATGCACATCTAGAGCAAGTCGCCATTATTCAGCAACTTGAGCTGACTCAGGGATCCAAGGCTCTCTCCCTTGGCTTGCCTTGGCCTTCACAGCCTGATTTAAATGTGCTAGCACTCTGGCTTGCCCGTGTGGCTTGAAAAAGGGCTGTGCCACCCTTCAGAACCCCTAAGCCATCCCAATATGAGTGACAAAGTCCCTCAATGTGCAAATAACCCCAGCTTGGCTACTCGATAGTACGTAGGCCTCTGATGCAAGTAAGATGAGGCTGGCCTCTGCCCCATGCGGCCTTCGATATATCCGTAgactcagcctcagcccaaATTGTGCTCATTAATTGGCATATAAGGGAAAGCCCAGTCACGCTTCTCCCCCCTGCCTCGAACCTAGTTTCCTCTCcactcatcaccaacactgCTCTCTGATTCAATTCAGCATGGATCAATACATCCCGTGGGAGTACACACTGACCTCCACCACGGGGCAATGTCCTTCCAAGGCTCGAGTCCTCGGCACCTACGCCGtcaccgccgccatcatcagcgccctatgcctcctcgtcggccacCGCCGCATCGCAAGATGGATCACCTGCAACTGGCTCGGACACCCAGACAGCcgagcttggcgatggaCGTGGGTCTTCCCACTTGGACTCTCACTGGCTGCGGCGGCCATCAACGTTGCCATTATAGTACAGCACGAGGACCGCGACAGCGATTATCCTCGACactcgctcttcttcctaCAGCTTACCCTTCCAAGGATGTCCTTCTTTTGTCTTCTCATCGTATTCTGTATTCAGCTACTCCACAGGAGACATGAACAGGTACGTGGACATGCGATTAGACAAGCCCTTGCTGCCAGTCACGGCTTTGAAAGAGGCCATTGGCCAGGATAGTAAAGGACGTGGTTGTTAATACGAGGACAGACTAGGCAAATCCATGAAGGTCAAGATGTAGGTTCACAATCTCTTGATAGTATCCCGTTAAAGGTTTCTTGGTTACCTAATATGAGACTAACATTCCGTTCCAACATACAGGAAAACGCAGTTAAGAAAGGCTTGGTCTCCCAAGTGGACCACGgttcagcagcagcaagcgcCTTGATCGCCGAGCTCCTCATCCAACTCCCTCTCTTGTCCTACCTAGGCAAGATCGGCTACTTTGCTTTCAGCAACGGGTATTTACCCACTGACTCAAACTACCCTCAAGTTCCcacggcggcgaggatgatgcacGGTGCTGCTCTCTACCACCTCGGAAGCAGCTGcgtcgccctcctcgtcttgATTGTGTATTGCACGGGTCTTTTTCCGTCGTTTAGGCCCTCTCAACACCGTCACATAAAGTATCTCATGTGCGTGTGCGTCATCCTGGGAATGTTTACTTTCTGTGCCGATTGGATTTTCTGGGCTGGGTTTTTGGAACTGGCTGGAGATACGTAAGTTGCAATTCTTGCAAGACTCCGGGGCCTCACTAACCTTGATAGATACTGTGTACCCGAGCTTGAGTTGCAAGCTGGAATCCGGATTGTTCTGTCAGCACTTGGTGCTTTCTTTGGAGGAGCTATCTAGGAAGGGAACTTCTTCTGGAAACTCCAATGATACCAATAACAACAAGGAAAAATATACAGGGATGTAGACTGGGAAAATTGTATGTATTATGAACTATAAAGTGCTTCGACTGTTATCGTATAGGTTCTTTTTCGTTCTCGGCCTATTCTTGATCTATATTTCTAGGATTGTGTATGTGTTCGTGTCTTGGCTTCGAAAGTAGTAACGTCAGTTAGTGATCAACAGCCGTGATATGTCCCCCTAGTAGCTTAAATAGATACTAGGAAAGCGTCACAGAATACGACCTTGGTGGCTTTGGTTCATAATCATCAATGATATCAAAATAAGAGTAAGTACGGAAAGCTACTTGGCTAACTGATTTATCGCTCACCATATCCATCAAAATATCCTACAAAACGAACTACTTCTCACCAATCAATGCCAGAGCCAACTGTTCAAAGTCTCCATCCAAACCAGCCTTGATATCCGACCTCAAAGAAACCCTGAAATACTGCTCATACCCTGTCCGTGCTAGTTGAATGCCGTTGGGACGCCAGTACAGCGCGAGAAGCCTGTTGATAAAGTGCTTCTCCTTGCGTGAACTCCTCAGGGGCCTGTTCAGCTTGGATGCCACAAAGAGTGCCGGGTCTGTTGCATGGTCGAGCATCATAAGCAGAGCGTCCTCCAAGTCGCCGCGGAACTCCTTTTCGATCACATCCTTGAGTCTTCGGTGGTACTTTTGCTGGTAGGCGTCGCTGATGGCGCGAAGCTGTAggtcgctgctgctggtgaagATCTGGGCCACGACGATAGCATTTGCCCCGATCTGTCCTTCAGTTGCATTCTGAAGCTCCGTGACCTTTTGGTCGATTTCCACAGGGTCGATGGCCGTGATGCCTTCTGAGCGGGTGCCAGAGAGGGCCATGCTGTAGAGTCTGAAAAGGGtgtcgtcgacgtcgtccTTGATATCAGACAGCAGCTCCTTGCCACGGACACGCTTGTATTCGGCAGCAATGGCGCGAATATCTGCATTCGAGCGGCATAGGAGAACATCATTCagggcctcctcgtcggtaCCCAGACGATTCAGGGCTTTTGACAGGACATAGATGTCGTTTGCCAGGGGTCCACGGATCAGCGCAAGAAGACCTGTCTCCAGACTACCCCTTGTTTCGCTCTCAATGTCCTTTGCCAGATCGCGCAGGAAGCGGCTGTTGTAAGCCTCGACAAACTGCGCCATGGCCCAAGGGTTGCGATATTTGCTGTTCGTGAGAACGCGAATCAAGGCACGCTCATCACAGCCCATGCCTTTCATGGCTTTCCGAACAGCTTCAACATCGGCGGCTTTGTCTACAGCCATTGTTTCGAGCTTCTGCTGAGGGTCGTATCCCGGTGATGCTTTTTCGGGGATGCTGACTGGTTTGGGTTGTGCGGGAGGCTGCGCTGGCGCTGAGGCATACTGTGATGGTGGCTGCTGCCATTGCTGTCCTTGCTGTCCTTGCTGTCCTGGGTAGGGCTGCTGGCCAGGATATGGTGCctgaccttgagctgcacCATATTGTGGTTGAGGGGGATAGTTAGAAGGAGGCTGCCACTGTCCATATGGAGCCGGAGAAGGCTGTTGGCCATAGGGAGCCGGTGCtccttgaggctgctgacCGTAGTAGggctgttgtggctgacCCTGAGGGGGTTGCTGACCTGGCTGGCcctgaggaggctgctgacCTGGCTGGCCCTGTTGAGGATATTGTTGTTGAGATGGATCCGAGTAGTAGGGCTGGTTTGGTTGCTGGCCCTGTGGAGGATGCGACTGCTGCGGGGTCGCGTAAGGATAGGGCTGATTCGCTTGCTGTCCCTGAGGCGCATAACCATAGGGCTGCTGAGCAGGATagccctgctgctgctggccctgAGGCGCCTGCCAATACGGAGGTTGTCCAGACATAGTTCTTGGTACGAGTGTCGATATTGATCAAATGTGAATAGCAGAACAAGATGTGCAATGATGCTCCAACGGAGCGCTATTAAGTCAAACGATCAGGCGTCAACTGCGGAGGAGGCCTCCCCTGGTGGGTTACCTCGCAGGGACTAGACTGAGCTGTAATGTAAGCCTTGCATGTCACCCAACGTCACAGTAAGACGTTTTGTCAATAAAGGCACATTTAGCCTATGTCAATTAAGGTTAGCTCAAAGCTTGTTTAGCTTGTGTGGCACCTTGTGTCGCAGCACTGCCCCCAACCAAGTCAGGCAGAACCGAGGCGCAGAAGCGGAGAAGCAGATCATTACCTAGTTCCCTATCTTTCATTTAATAATTGAATATGCCTTGTACAAAATGATCTACTAAGGTAAGCTGCGCATCACGAAAATCGCTCACTCGCTGGTCGGAAGAGACAGGGATGGCTCAGTAATGCAGCCCTAACCAGCCATGCCATTAGCTCGGCTCAGCCCAGGCTGACACTGGGAGAGCCCATGAGCCAATGTCGCACCTAATCTTGACCGACTCCAAAAGGAAATTCGTCTTCTCGATGACAGGAAACCCCCACTCGGCCGTGTCTTTCAGTGCCTCGGCCTCCGGGCAGCGGACTTGGTGGGCGCGTCTTGCCAGAGCGCTCCCGGCGTTCATCGGGGTGCAGTATCAGCCCAGCGCGTTTATTGGTTGTTGCATTGAATGCTCAACACAATCGTTCAGCTATCGATATGCCATTATTCTTGTTGGATTAGAGACAGCCAATAGTTAAGGCACTTAATGGAGCCTAATGTAAGGGTCAAAGAATAAGTTAGAGGCTgtatcttttttattttcagataattctttaatatctcAAGAAAGTTTTTTAACATTATAGGATTGATTTTACATAGTAGAATCATAAGATACTGGTGGAAATCTGCTAAATGTGAGTAGCTATTCTCAGTTACGTGCCAAATAAGGAGCCAAGTGCTAGTAGATCGGCGGGTGATTCTTTTCAGAATTTTCAAGTCTCTCCCAACTTGTGCATTACGTCAGTTATCGTTGGAAAGTATGGCATTGCTTCGAATTGATGCCAAAATTCCGTCGCCAGTCAAATGTGGCTCTAGAAGCCACAGCTGAGGCGAGGATAAAGGCCAGTGACAAGAGAACATCGGATTTACTCTCCTCACATCTAACCTTGGCATCGGGTTTATTGAGCAAGTTGCGATAAAGCGACAAGACTTTGATCTGACGCGTCGGCGCGACAGGTTTATACACTTGTGAGTTGATGACTTTGGTGCATCGGCAACTTCAACTTGACGCAAGGGAAGCTCCCGTGCCGATCATATTCTCTTGGCATGCAGTTGCAAATGATGTGTCTTAGATGCCAGCCACGACAATTACGAGGCATTTTCTGAATTCATCTGCAAGAAAAGGTTGTACTGAGTTATTAGCTTGAGTATAATACAGGACGAGTGAACGTGTGCCCCATTATCGAAAACCATCTCAATCTAGCCTCATTGTATCCTTGTCCATTGACCGCACTCACAAGAAGCATGCGTCTTGCTTTTACTGCCATTTCTACCCTCTGGGCGGCCACATTGGCCAGTCCGACCCCTCACGCCCAAGGCACCTGGGAAATCCTATCCCCTATCCCCATCGCACCGCGACAGGAACATTCAGTCGCTGCCCTCTCAGAGAACACTCTTGCCATTGTCGGTGGGATCATCCCAAATCCAGACGGAGAGGGTATCAATACAACCGCGATGGTACAGCTTTACGACATCCCCTCCGACACGTGGCGATCAGTTGCTCCGGCGCCTATCCAAGTCAATCACCCTAACGTTGCGGCTGTTAACGGCAAGATCTATCTCTTGGGTGGGCTTTCTGTCGCCTCTGATGGCGCTTGGAGAGCCTTTCCAGACTCTTGGGTCTACGATTCTGACCGAGACGAGTGGTCGCCGCTGGATCCTATTCCAGACGGCGAAGAGAGGGGTAGTGCCGCCATGGGTGTTTACGGAAGCACCATTTACATGGTGGGAGGTATGCACACCTTGGTTCCGGGAGTAGGCGGGGAGCAAGATACTGTCGACTTTGTGTCTGCCTTTGACACAGTCTCGTCGAAGTGGATCAGTCTTCCCAAGTCCGCGAAGAAGATTCCCGAAGGACGGGATCATGCCGGTGTGTTATGTTATTAGCTAATAGGGGTGTCTGCCCAAGGCAACTGCCGTGAAGGTTGACCAATCTCGGGTTCTAATAACTGCCGCGGACATAGAAATCAATCATCACATCAGAACCCGCGGCACACCGCTAGGCAAGCGGTCCGTAACATCGGGTCATATTCCTTGTAGGCGGACGCAAACCATGGGGACAGTCCGCGGGCCCCGA from Fusarium keratoplasticum isolate Fu6.1 chromosome 10, whole genome shotgun sequence includes these protein-coding regions:
- a CDS encoding PKS-ER domain-containing protein; translated protein: MDPMVKAQAEEAIFALGESVGRASAASPELNVAIIWPMTLKDGFLDLIRARHPAALVVVAHYCTPNLVSANMQAWQYTTIKDTLESSLTLNEKATPPDAQSLPRGHVLVQVITAAVNPVEYKLPEAPLYGKFMLQPPASPGLDFCGRIKAINDTDDSLKEGQLVFGALSITSKFPKFGTLSQVIVAPVSQLTVLPAGVAPDDAATVGTAGMTAYQSLPQDLIGPGTNIFINGGSGGVGSFTVQFAKALGATVTTTCSTANVKLCRDLGADEVIDYRKLNVISELKKKGQIFDLAIDNVGTPAGMYEQSQHFLKPDGTFVQVAMQQSLPGMLRRSLLPSFLGGGKRQYRLVRVNINRKDLQQAGQWMAEGKVRAVIDHKLEWKEAPKAYEKLRLGRTVGKIVVHVGHA